The following is a genomic window from Miscanthus floridulus cultivar M001 chromosome 14, ASM1932011v1, whole genome shotgun sequence.
GGATGATGTAGTTGCAAACCCTGCTGCATCCTTGCCTAGAGTGATCAGCCCATCCGAAGGTCAGACAAGGCAGATAAACAATGAGGTAGTAGATGATGAAGGCCCTGAAGATGCACATGACAGCTCAAGTGATGACAGTGATTTTGATGATAGTGATTATGActtagaggatgatgatgaccttTTTGTTGATAATGTTGATGAACATGTGATAGATGAAGGTGTTGCCAAAGGGAGGAAGATAGCTAGGGGAACCAAGAGGGCAGCAGGAAGGACCAGTACTGGAACTTTAGTAGTTgctcatgatgatgatgaaaatgatgagTCAACTGATGATGATAGGCTAGAATTACCTCAGTCTGATGGTGAATGTGAACCAGCATTCAAATTCAAGTCATTCAAACCAGAGGACATGGCCCACCTAGTGTTTAAGGTGGGTATGATGTTTGACACTATTGAGATGCTAAGGAAGGCTATAACTGAATACAGTCTTAGGAACAGAGTGGATATCAAGATGCCTAGGAATGAACAGAAAAGGCTTCAAGCTAACTGTTCAGAAGGATGTCCTTGGTTCCtttatgcatcatatgataagagGGCTAATGGCATGATGATCAAGACTTATACTGGGAAACACAGTTGCCAAAAGAAATGGGTCTTGAAGAGTTGCACATCTACTTGGCTTGCTGAGAAATACATTGAGACATTCAGAGCAGACCAAAAAATGTCATTGTCCAACTTTTCTAGGACAGTGCAGAAGGAGTGGAATCTTACTCCATCAAGGACCAAGCTTGCTAGAGCTAGAAGGTTGGCTATGAAAAAGGTGTTGGGAGATGAAGAGGAACAATATAACATGCTTTGGGATTATGCACATGAGTTGAGGAAGACCAATCCTTACAGCACCTTCTACCTTAACCTAGATGGCAACATATTCAAGTCACTGTATGTGTCTCTAGGTGCTTGCAAAAGGGGATTTCTTGGAGGATGCAGACCTCTTATTTGTTTGGATGGGTGCCATTTGAAGACTAAGTATGGTGGTATAATGCTTACTGCAGTTGGAATTGATCCTAATGATTGCATCTTCCCTATTGCTTTTGGTGTAGTTGAGGTGGAATGTTTAGATTCTTGGAGATGGTTCTTGACAACACTGAAGCAGGATTTAGGGATTGAGAACACATACCCCTGGACACTAATGACTGACAAACAGAAGGTGAGGAATCTTCCATTCATTGTAGTCCAAGTTATGTTAAATCTGTGAACTTATGACAACTGTGTGTGATTGTTGTATACTTATGACAATCTGTGTACTTGAATTTTGCAGGGCCTAATTAAAGCTGTGGGTGAAGTATTTCTAGAGTCTAAGCATAGATTTTGTGTTAGACACATGTACTCCAACTTCCAACAACACTTCAAAGGTGAGAACTTGAAAAAACAACTCTGGGCATGTGCAAGATCTAGTAGTGTAGTTCAGTggacaaaaaacatggacaaactTAGGGTGCTAGATGAGAAGGCTTATAAGTGGGTTGAGAAAATGCCCCCTAACACATGGCCTAGATCTTTTTTTAGTACTTACAGCAAGTGTGACATCCTATTGAATAACAGTTGTGAGGTTTTCAACAAATTCATCCTAGATGCTAGAGAAATGCCTGTGTTgagtatgatagagcaaattaaGAATCAATTGATGGCAAGGCACTACTCCAAGGAGAAAGAACATGGAGATATGTGGCAGGGTCCAATATGTCCCAAAATAAGGAAAAGGTCAATAAGATTTCTGAGTGGGCAAACACATGTTATGCCATCCCTTCTGGTAAAGGAATCTTTTAGGTTCAAGATAGGGACCATTGTTACATAGTTGATATAGGACTCAAGAAATGTGAGTGCAGGAGATGGGATCTCACTGGAATACCTTGCTCCCATGCCATCTCATGTCTTAGGCATGAAAGAATTCCTACAGAATCAATGGTCCATGACTGTTATAGTTCTGCAAGGTTCCTTATAGCATATGGTCCTAAGATCATGCCATGTAGTGATAAGACCACCTGGGAGAAGGTATCTGCACCCAAGGTTCTAcctcccaagtatgagaaaaaggTGGGTAGGCCTTCAAAGAATAGAAGGAAACTACCAAAAGAAATAGAAACTGCTACAAGAAGTAAACTGTCAAAACATGGAGTGGCTATGACATGCAGCTACTGTGGAGACAAAGGCCACAATAAGAAGGGCTGCCAGCTTAGGAAAGTAGGACTGATGCCCAAAAAATAGCCAGAGACCAatgctgaagatgaagaaataagACAGTCAGATCAAGGGGAAGCAATGCCAAGTAATATGCATGAAGAAGACATGTATGATTATGCAAGGGCTCAGGTACTTGCAGTGCTACAAATTTGTCTCATTTCACTACCATGCAACAAATTTGTCTCATTTCACTGACATTATTCTGTTGCAGACTGTGTACCATTTTGTAGATGGGAGTCAGCCACCATGGTCTCAGATTACAGAAGGAAGTGTAGAGGTAATAGAGACAATGATTTCACATCTGGACCAAGAGGTATGTACAGAACATCATGACTGTTATTATTTTCCTTTGCATTTCACAACCTGACTATAGAATTGTACTAGTACACACAGGTTGCAACATCAAACGTCCAACCTCAACCTCTGCCTGACTCAACCTTCATCATGTCAAACCTACCTGCTGCAAGACCTATAGCACCATCTACTGCTACCAAGAAAGGAAGAGCCGCAGTAGGAAAGCGCAAGGAGCCTACAAATCCCAAGGAGAAACCTCAGGTTGCAAAGAAGCCAGGGAAGAAGACTACTCCAACAGAAAAAAAACTTGTGTGTGGCCTGATCCAGCTGTTGTCTGTAAATATGTGATGTAGCACCCAAAACAATGTGATGTAACACTTGGATGCTGATATCATTTTGGTACTAGAGTAACTTAGTGGAAGTCAGATTACTAGAGTAACTTAGTGGTGGTGGCACCAGTACACACAGGTGGTGATAGATGCTTTTGATTGACTGGTGGTGATACCAGTTACGCACAGACGACATGCTTTTGGTTCTGTAAGATGAAAGTGCTACTATTGGTGACTTGGTTGCCATGAATGCTGCTTGTGAACTTTTTCAATGCAATGTCAAGCTCAGTTGGTGTTAAATATTTCCTGTGTCCACAATTTCTGTTAAAATATTTCTGTCACATTGCCTGTCAAATATTTCTGTCAGCCTCAAAGATTACTGGGTTCACAATTTGTGTCAAATATTTCAAGATCAATGGCATGATACTAACTACCATTCCAATGCATCATTATGGTTAACAAAAGTACAGACTAACAATTTACATGATGTCATTGACTACACTAACAGTACTAACACTACATGGTGCCATTCACTTCACTAACAACACTAACAAGATCAGCACCTGAACTACTAGCATACAAACACACACAAAACACAGAGCTTTCAATGTCACAAGCAGTTCTTCCCTAGGTGCTACTACTAACACTCCTAACTCCTTCACCATTGGTTCTTCCCTAGGTGCTACCAGCCCAATATCCTTCATCTCAGAAGCTACTGCCTCCACTTTGGGAACTCTAGTGCTGTGCTCTCCATCACTTGCCAACAATGGAGCCAACAGTGCTTCCCTGGCTAGCACCTTCagatgctcctcatactcatcttCCTAGTAGAAAAAAGGACAACCTAAATTCCTCTGCAGCCAAAATGAAATCAAGATCGAGATGCAGCTCACATGCAACCAAGAATCAAACTTTCCAAACCCTAACTTACCTTATGGAAGGGGCAACAGTAAAAAACTTGCCCTCGGCTGTGCTCCTGCGTTGAAATCTGCCGCACCACCCTCCACCGGCTGCAATCTGAGCATATGATGAGAGGGAGGTCAAGGTTGCACCGATTTAGGACTGAGCCGATCCACTGTTGCGCCATGGGGGAGATCAACAAAGTGGAGGGTGCAGGCAAGGGCAGAGAGAATGAGGGGAGCAGGGGAGCCCGAGAGAGAGAGACAGTGTCTGAGAGAGAGCGAAGGAGGATGCGGCGGGGGCTTTTTGTGTATTGGCAAAGAGACAGGCAGGCTGGCTGGGTATCACGCGCCGCTCACGTGACACAGCTGGGTCCACCCTGGACACGCCACATCAGCATAAACCTGCTTATTTGGCAACATGGACCTAGCGTGAACCAAAACTCAAGATTACTGTGCCACAAATGCATTTTCCATGTTTATGGACCTATCTGGCACCCCTAAACAAGTTTGTGGACCTAGAGTGCATTTAActcaacaataaatattatactctgatgtcgcatggaaagtgatgcaagaaatgacttaagaatgttgtaagctttattctctcatttgtgatcctgataaaaaaaatatggacttttaggttctctcttggggtgtacTCGATAGAACTGCGTAATTTAGTATCCCCACTTGAGTACtttgtgtctaatggaagacaagtactcctgggaggcattagattaggtggttctgccacaggtgatatcagagcataaatgaggaaataaagtttcaaaacccttttctaaactaaagtttgacaacctatttttacAAAAGTTAGGGTGTTTAACTACAAAGTATATAAATAGCCCTACTACTATAGTTAAGAATTcagaataggtttaactaggttTTCTCTGGTGGACTGACTCTCGTGTAGTATACAATCTTTAAGTTGGTCGCACTGGTACTGTTTTAAGTCATCATGAtcgtattgctggtagatgcGCCCTTCGTAGATGTCACGCGAGTTGTATGGTGCACGCCTGACTCGTTCTGTTCAGAAGTTACTGCTGTATTGTGGCTTTGTGCTTCGCGTTCACTTGTCGTTCACGTCTGCCCTGACCCACATCTCTCCATACTCTTTTTCTGcgctcttgttggacccttgccctgcagtcgtactagtcattaatggcctcggacatcgctcacCTCGAACGCGCAAAAAATTTGGTTGATTCATTCATAGTGATTCCGCACAGAAACCTTGGtggaccgcgccaggaccactgactgctctgccattataagcagagcctggcctagtgaaaggtccttgtgtagttttggtaattgagtgacaacctaggtggactaattgtgtttatgtgagatacacaggtgattattccacatgtacatatgtctgagcaacatatgccatgaaggtgaaaatggcttggagatgttgcaaagctcacacatgtgatgatgaaggagctcattgcacatgagacatgacattgagtcatgtgatcaaggtggagaagatcaagacaagacttggcttgatggaccggttgcaagcgtgaagggcaagttggaggctttggagcgatggaccgcgtggcggtgaagcttgaataagacttggcgccaatggacgaaggcaacggtgaaaagcaagtgaagtcaagatcgataaaccaatatgatcacatgataatatgaagtagatcatatcattgttgatcatgttggtgcatgtgttgcatcgacattggaggaaatggaatggaatgcgcaaggcaaaggtataacctagggcatttcatttcaccggtcataggtgtgtagagaagttgatgaccgggtttaggatagatggccgtactatcaagaggggtaaacttgtttgcatatcggtcatctagtgccactcgagtgatctaactttgcatcgttgctaggattgagtggcatggcaagttgagtggaagctgctagagaacataaatagaggggtgtagtcttggctagaccgatagttataattctgcacttgtttcggttagccgatgcaattaattttagaaaggactattcaccccccctctagtccgccatctcgaccctacacctagtcagtggtaccaccactcggtgcactttagctcgcctagctttttcttttgagcaagcttttcgcttagtcctcccttgcaaccaccgccagggaTGGCAgaagcctgggttagtagttactgcctgaacactaagggttttcccaaaatcctatatgccaccctacaaaaactcagagtcaaggatcatcccgagtatgagggccatgagtatgaaaagcatggcactgagcagTGTGAAGTTACCGTTgatattgggaagagtgaggagttccccgacatcactgaagcctagaatgtgaccgcaactgggttttgcttcatcgacacctatcaggttgtggcccacaaagccttgcggtacctttgccagatctatgaagatcccattgctcatacccccatgaggttctttccacctttggaaaagaatcgatgggcatggagggctcgcatggaggctttgcaagggcaggatgcgtaagaagacagtccaaccatggtgcacttaaCCATGtgcctgcttgctctggatgagcaataTGATCAGCAAAGCCTCGGAGCTGAGGAAGTGTCTCCGATGAgccgaggaagctgagatcttctccaggaGGCTCCAGGTGCAGCTTGCAAAAGCACATGCCAGCGTGCCAGCCACAGAGAGTCATGAGACTGCCATGTTGAAAGCTTTGAAGGAGGCTTAAGATCAgcatgcccatcagttgggagaggcctaccttgtcaccagagccaagcggaggacgctagCTACTGAACagtaggatcccttgatcgtggaaggaatccctatccacccatcggaaaggagaaccggtgttgcagtaccaCCAACACCTCTACCCTTGAAAGTGTCCGAGGTAGAGCCCTtgcttcctctcactcagccactgccaagagaggaggtagatccatagctagggcggtagaagaatccgccgAGCCGGGAATGGAGATGCGTGGTCCGACAAAGTAggttagttgccttgggatgatgtacccatagttagtagtgtctttTGTTGCTGTCCTTTAGTATTGTAATCTTTTCGTTGTATTTCGTTCGTAGTTGTTGAGGTCATCCGATCGTAGGGAAGGTGAACGATatgtcgagaatgggagagtgagtgtTTGTATGTTGTGCCAGCATAAGGACATTcagaatgtgcattttatttatttcgctgtgtttattgcgtccatctatcCTTAAGTCTCGTTAGACATGCTTAGGGTTTTTAAAGGctatgttaagtgggttacaagagaagctaCTATTCTAATGTGAGCAAGACTGgccgtgattggataacataggacactgtattgactaattgtggatgtcctagcagaacactggaatctttttaaatcaaatccgttgttggatttgaattccttgtctcttgttgcgaaaggaacccttgttgcctGAATCtccccttgcaatactcctcttattctatggtctatgaccccactattTTCactgcgtgtaagttggtaaagtGGCCTgcttaatagcttatggtgccacgacaaa
Proteins encoded in this region:
- the LOC136504053 gene encoding uncharacterized protein, producing MASVVHKVKTLVLYFDHEAITSGSDWDDVVANPAASLPRVISPSEGQTRQINNEVVDDEGPEDAHDSSSDDSDFDDSDYDLEDDDDLFVDNVDEHVIDEGVAKGRKIARGTKRAAGRTSTGTLVVAHDDDENDESTDDDRLELPQSDGECEPAFKFKSFKPEDMAHLVFKVGMMFDTIEMLRKAITEYSLRNRVDIKMPRNEQKRLQANCSEGCPWFLYASYDKRANGMMIKTYTGKHSCQKKWVLKSCTSTWLAEKYIETFRADQKMSLSNFSRTVQKEWNLTPSRTKLARARRLAMKKVLGDEEEQYNMLWDYAHELRKTNPYSTFYLNLDGNIFKSLYVSLGACKRGFLGGCRPLICLDGCHLKTKYGGIMLTAVGIDPNDCIFPIAFGVVEVECLDSWRWFLTTLKQDLGIENTYPWTLMTDKQKGLIKAVGEVQDRDHCYIVDIGLKKCECRRWDLTGIPCSHAISCLRHERIPTESMVHDCYSSARFLIAYGPKIMPCSDKTTWEKVSAPKVLPPKYEKKVGRPSKNRRKLPKEIETATRSKLSKHGVAMTCSYCGDKGHNKKGCQLRKVGLMPKK